The sequence TGCCCTCGGCGGTCATCCTTTACTTCCTGGGCTGGCTCTACATGGCGGGCGGGCATCTGCCTTGGCTGGCGGCGATTTTCCACGGGCTGCTCCCGGCGGTGATCGCGGTGATCGCGGCCGCGGTTCTCAGGATCGGCGGGAAAACCCTGCGCAGCGCCACCCTCTGGGGCATCGCCGCGCTGTCCTTCTCCGCGATTTATTTTTTCGGGGTGTCCTTCGTGCTGATCATCGCCGCCGCCGCGCTGGCCGGCTGGGCCGGGCACCGGATTTCTCCTACGCAGTTTCCTCCGGGGAAATCCCACGGCGCGCTGGAGCATGATGATGATGCGGGCGTTCTGGTGCTTCCACCCGCCCCCCGCGCGAGCTGGAAGCGCACCCTGAAAGTTTCCGCCATCTGCATTTCCCTCTGGTTTCTGCCGGTGGTTGGGCTGGGTCTGTGGCTCGGGTGGGACAGCACGCCGGTCGCGCAGGGCGTCTTTTTCAGCAAGGCGGCGCTGGTCACCTTCGGCGGCGCTTATGCGGTGCTGCCCTACGTGGCGCAGCAGGCGGTGGAGCATTACCAATGGCTCTCGCACCCCCAGATGATGAGCGGCCTCGCCCTCGCGGAAACCACGCCCGGGCCGCTGATCATCGTGCTGGAGTTCGTCGGATTTGTCGGCGGCTGGCAGAATCCGGGGAAATTCAGCCCGCTGGCCGGAGCCTCGGTCGGAGCCGCGATCACCGTCTGGGCGACTTTCCTACCCTGCTTCCTGTTCGTTTTCCTCGGCGCCCCGTACGTGGAGCGACTCCACGAACTCCCGCGACTCGGTGCGTGCCTGACCGCGATCACCGCCGCCGTGGTCGGTGTGATCCTGAACCTCGGGGTCGTTTTTGCGCAACACGCCCTTTGGCCGGAAGGCGGCTTCGATGCCTTCGTGGCCATCCTCGCCGCCGCCTCGTTCATGGCGCTGTGGCGCTTCAAGCTACCCTTCACGTGGATCCTAGCCGCCTGCGCGGGGCTGGGGCTGCTCGCGGGATGGGCGGGCTACGCCTGAAAACGAGCCGTTTAAAATGCTTGAACGGCCGGGTGTGCCTGCCTACAGCCTCCGCATGGCTCTTGAAACCACACTGATCCTCTTCAAACCCGACGCCGTCGCGAAAAACCTCACCGGCGAGGTGCTTGCCCGTTTCCAGAAGGAAGGCTTCCTCGTGCGCGGCATCAAGATGATGTCCCTCAGCGACGAGATCCTCGCCGAGCACTACTCCCACATCGCCGACAAGCCGTTTTTCCCCTCCGTGCGCGGATTCATGCAGGAAACGCCGGTCATCGCCCTCGCCCTCGAAGGTGAAGACGTCATTTCCCGCGTCCGCGACCTGCTTGGCCCGACCGATTCCATGGTCGCCGCACCCGGCACGATCCGCGGTGATTTCGGTTTCAAGGACGCCGATGCGAAGATGCGCAACGTCTGCCACGCCTCCGATTCCCCGGAAGCCGCCGCCGCCGAGATCAAGCGCTTCTTCAAGGACGGCGAGATCTTTTCCTACTGACCGGAAACTTGAGCTTTTCCCTCCTCCTCCACGCGCTTGAGCCGAAGCCCGACCGCAAGGCTCTGGAGGAAATCACCGTCAACGTGCGTTCCGTGGCGCGCGCCGACGCGGCGGGGATTTTGCGGGGTTGGTTCGGCATCGTTTCCTCGGGGCTTTCGCTCGAAGACGCGACCGCCTTCCAAACCGGCCTGCGAACCCTCGGCTGCGAAACGGACATCGTGCCGGACGGGGACATCCCTTCCCTGCACCCGGATTTCCGCTGCCAGCGGATCGACCTCACCCCGGAAACGCTGACACTCACCACCGCGATGAACCGCCGCCAGGTGCGCGGACTCGGCGAACTGGTCTTTGCCGCCGCAGGCATGGTTGAGCGTGAAAAACAGGTCTCCGATTACGAAATGCAGACCGACGTACGATATTTCGAGGGCGGCGCGTACACCGTGCAGGTGCCCACGCGGATTACGAAATCCGTGGAAAAAACATGCTTCCGCATCGACCTCTTTTTCTCCGCGCCCATGCACCGCGTTTCCTACGAGGTCGAGCGGGAGACCGTGATGTTCTACGGCGAGCGCCACATCCGCGTCGGCAACAAGGCGGAAAGCCTGGCCCTCATGGCGGATCTTTCCTCGCTGCTGCCGCCCGACCGCCTGAACCGCGGCCTGCGCGAGCTTTCCACGGAGCCGCTCTACCCCTCCCTGCAAGCCTATGAGGAGGAGATCCGCTGGGCGTTTCACCGCCTCGGCGCGAAGGGGTGAGTGCGGCGAAAAAAGATCGCCATGCCCGGCTATGCTCAGCGAAGATGACCTCAACGCCATGAAACATCTCCTCGCCGCCGCCCTTCTCCTCGCCGCGCCCGTGCACGCCGCGCCGCTGAAAGTCTATATCCTTTCCGGGCAATCCAACATGCAGGGACACGCCAACGTCAGCACCTTCCCCTCGATGGCGCGGAATCCGGAAACCGCACCCCTGCTCAAGGAAATGACCGACGCCGAAGGCAAGCCGGTCGTCTGCGAGCGCGTCTGGATCAGCTACCTTTCCGAGGGCAAGGGCGGCGTCACCGAACTCAGGGAGGGCCAACTCACCGCAGGCTTCGGCGCCGGCCCGGACAAGATCGGGCCGGAATTCACCTTCGGCCTCACCATGCAGAAGCACGTCAAGGAGCCCATCCTGCTCATCAAGACCGCCTGGGGCGGCAAAAGCCTGCACACAGATTTCCGTCCCCCTTCCGCAGGCGGCGAAGGCGCGGGCAAATACTACGGCCTGATGATGGAGCATGTGAAAAAGGTGCTCGCAGATCCCGGCAAGGTCGTCCCCGGCTACAACGCCAAGGACGGCTACGAGCTCGCCGGTTTCGTCTGGTTCCAGGGCTGGAACGACATGGTCGATGGCGGTGCCTATCCCGACCGTTACAAGCCCGGCGGCTACGACCGGTATTCGGAAAACCTCGCCCACCTGATCCGCGATGTCCGCAAGGATCTCGACGCGCCCAAGCTTCCCGTCGTCATCGGCGTCCTGGGCGTCGGCGGGCCGACGTCCATGTACGAGCAGCCGCGTTACGTGCAGGTGCACCAGAATTTCCGCGACGCCATGGCCGCACCGGCGAAGCTACCCGAGTTCAAGGGCAACGTCGCCAACGTCCTCACCGAGGAGTTCTGGGATCACGAACTCTCCAAGGTTCGTTCAAAGAAAGAGAAAACCCCGGAGGAAGAGGAAATTGCCAAAGGCGCATCCAACCAAGAATTCCACTACCTCGGCGCCTCGACCATCCTCGGCCCCATCGGGAAAGCCTTCGCCGATGCGATGGTTGGGATGAAGTGAGTCCGCTGCTTGCCAAGCGCACCCGGAAATCTGAAGATCGCCTCGTGTTCGAGACAAAGATCATTGAGGCGACCGACGACGGGATGAAGGAAGCGCAGAACGAGGCGGTCGCGCTTTTGCAAAAGGGCGAGGTCGTGGCCTTGCCGACGGAGACGGTGTACGGGCTGGCGGCGGATGCTTTCAATCCGGATGCCGTGGCGAAAATTTTCGCGGCGAAGGAGAGGCCGAGCTTCGATCCGCTGATCGTGCACATCGCCACGTTGCGTGATCTGGAGCGGGTGGCGGTGGTGCCGGAGGAGATCCGCACCATTGTGAACCAGCTCGCCAACGAGTTCTGGCCCGGGCCGCTGACGATCATTCTGCCGAAGACCCCGGAAGTGCCGGACATCGTGACCAGCGGCTTGCCGACGGTGGGCGTGCGGCAGAGCGGGCATCCGATTTTCCGCGCGATCAACAAGGCGCTGGGCAACCCCATCGCCGCGCCGAGCGCGAACCGCTTCGGGCGCATTTCCCCGACCTCCGCCTCCGCCGTGATGAAGGAACTGGGCGGGCGCATCCCGCTCATCGTCGATGCGGGAGCCTGCGGCGAGGGATTGGAAAGCACGATCATCCGCATCGAGCCGCGCGAGGGGAAAAAGCCGATTTTCCACCTTCACCGCGCCGGCCCGATCACCAAGGAGCAGCTCCAGAAATTCGGCAAGGTGGAGAAGGCGAAACCCGGCGACAAGCTGCTCGCGCCCGGGGAGCTGGAGAGCCATTACGCGCCGCTCACGCCCTTCCGCCTGATCGAAAAGCCGTCGGATTTCACGCCGGAAGTCGGCAAGACCTACGGCCTGCTCAGCTACACCGGCGAGGAGGGCGGCGAGTTCGTCCGCGCGCACCGCTGGGACAGCGTCGTCGCGCTCAGCCCCGGCAGCGGGAAACTCGCCGAGGCCGCGATCCGCCTGTTTTACGCGATGCGTGAGATGGACGAGATGGGGTTGGATGAAATCATCGCCGAGCCGGTCAGCGAGGTCGGCCTCGGTGTCGCGATCATGGATCGCCTGCGCCGCGCTTCGGCACGGTGAAATACGGCTCGCAGGCGTCGGGGTCGGAACCCTACTCAACCGGCGAGGCGGCTCCGCCTCCATGCGGCGGCAGGGTCTTGCGGAACTCGTCCAGGCAGAGCCCCATCTTGGTCGTCGGAATTACCTCGAAACCTGGCACCCGGGTGAGCGACAGGTCTTTGCCAAGCAGCGCTGAAAACGGCTCCCCGTCCTTGAGCCCCGCATCGGCAAGTGACAGGGCACGGTTGTCCGCGATGTTGGAGAACCTCCGGTTTTCCTCCTTCCCGCTCAAATCCAACCGGGTTTCGCACTCCACCATGACATTGCGGGTGATCCGGTTGCCGGTGGGCAGTTCGGGATGCTCTTTCAGCAGGCGGAGCATGCCGGGATAGCGCTCCGACCATGGCGGCAAGGACGGTCGGACTTTTGCCAGCTGTCCCCCGAGCTGCTTGTGCTCCAGGGTGTAGCCGCGGGCGACCCCACGATCATCCAGGTGAACCGCCCTCTTGCACCGAATGAACACATTTCCCTCCACGATATTATCATGACCGCCGCCGATCGCGACCCCGCTGGCTACGTTCCAGGCGATGTTGCCGCGGATGGTGTCGCCACTGTCCCCGTCATCCATGTAGAACGCGACGGCGTTGGTGTCGGCGACGAGGTTGTGCCGCAGGACGTTGCCCCGGCTGGTCCAGTCGTGGGTGGTGTAAAACGCCCCGACGTCGCCCGAATCCAGCGCGATGCGCCAGACCTGGTTGTATTCGATGATGTGGTCATTGCCGCCGTAGAGGACGGCGGCGTGGGGCAGGTCGTGGATCAGGTTATGGGCTAGCCGGCACCCAACCGCAGTGTAGCCGAAGGCGCCGAGCATGATGGCGGGCGCGTAGGTGGTCTGCGTCTGCCCGATGTGGTGGATATGGTTGTTCAAAACCACGTGGCCGGCGGGGGTGAGGCTCATGCGGTCGCCGCCTCCGACGTAGATCCCGCCCTGTCCGAGTTGATGGATGTCGCAACCGGCCACCCGGTGCCCGATCCCCCCGTTGAGAATGATCCCGGTGCCGCCCAGATCATGGATCTCGCAGCCTGCGATCAGGACTTCGGAGGCGCCGGTGATTTCCACCCCGTTCCCAAGGCCTCCCTCCAGGGTGAACCCGCGGAAGGTCACGTGTCCGGCATCCTCGATCCTGACAAGCGGATCCTTCATGTCGGAGATCAGGGCGCTACCGCCCTTCAGATCCCGCGGCGGCCACAGGTAGAGCATTTTTGTCGGGAAACGCAGGCACCATTCCCCCGCGCGATCCAGTTCCTCGAGGAGGTTGAGCGCATACCAGTTCTCCTTGCCGTCGCCGGTCCGCGTGCCGTTGACGGTCTTGCTGTATTTCGAGCCGATGCCGCCGCCGACCCCACGGGCATGCGTGACCGTTCCGGCCTGAGGGTCGATCGCCGCCACACGCACCGTCTCCGGTTGCCATGGCACCCGCCAGAAACCCTTCAACCAGAGTCCGTCCTCCACGGCCTTCCCCCAGGTGCCGGGGCGGCCCCCCCGGTAGCGGAAAGTTCCCGGGCTGCTGCTCGAGCCGTTTTCCAGGACGCTTTCGATGGTGGTGTATTCCACGTCCGGCCAGCGGGCCAGCGGCAGGCGCTCACCGTCGATGAAAAGCTCGATGATCCCGCCGCCGTCGCGGAACAGCTCCGGGAAAGGCCCGGCATTGCGGATGCCCAGCGCCTCCAGATCCAGTTCCACGACATGATCGCGCGCCGCCTCGGGCAGGCGCGCCTTCACGGCCGGATCCGAGACCGGGCGAAAGGCATCGCCTGCGATGACGCGGCCACCGACGAGCCGGACCGTCCCCTCCGCCTGATAGACGATCCGCGCCTCCGCTGTGCCGCCGTCCTGCTTGTCCAGCCCGAAAGAACGGGTGCGCAGGTAGGTGCCGGCATGCACACGGACGACGGCCCCCGCGCCCTGCAAACCATCCGCCTTGCGCTGCCGCAGCAGGTCGCGGGCTTTTTCCAGGGTGGCGACGGGCAGCTCCGCGGTGCCCGGATTGGTATCGGCACCATCCACGGCAACATGGATTTCGTGCGGTGCAGCCGGCGCCTCTCCCGCCCCGAGGGCAAGAAGAACGGCGGCGGTCACGGGCGCGAAGAAGCGGCGCGAAGATCTTGGGCCTTTTGAAATCATAGCTCTGTCTTTCATGAATCCGTTGCGGGATTTCCGCATCAATCCGCGGTCCCGATCCCAAGACCCTCGGAGAGCCTCAGGAAATCCTCCTTGTCCTTGCCTTTCCAGAGGCCGTTCGACTTGGCGGCGGCGTGCCACGTTTCCGCAGCGTTCCTGCATTGTTCGAGCAGCTTGGCCGAGCCGGGCTTGTCCTTCCAGAGGACAGGCGGGTATTTCCGCATGAAGGTGAGCAGCTTGTCGGCCGGGATCTCCTCCGCGTTCGCTTTCGCGAACGCGGCCTTGGCGGTCGCATCGGGGATGGTCGGGACGGCTGGCGGCGCGGGCTTGGCGGGCGGGGTTGCTTTCGGGATGCCGTCGAGGTTCTTCCACTCGGCGCTGATCGCCACCTCTTGGGTCGCCGATTTTCCGGGAAGTCCGGTGGCGAGCTGGAAGCATTGCTGCGCGAAGTCCCATGCGCCGGGCGAGATGCTGTGCCCCACGCCCGGCCAGCTTGCGGCGATGTGGCAGAATCCCTTCTTGTCCAGCTCGTCGCGGAACCTGCCGAACCATTCGAGGCGGCCGTAGGGGGCTTCGCCGAAGGATTTGCCCGTGTCGTTCTCCCCGCAGGAAATGGCGAAGGGGATCTTCTTCGCCGAATTACTAATGTTCCCGTAGTTGTCGGTGGCCCAGGTGCCGCCGGAATGGGCGGAGACCCCGCAGACGAGTTTCGGATGGTTCATCGCGAAACGGTGGGTGAACTGGCTGCCGGCGGAAAAGCCGTGCAGGAACATCTTTTCGCGCAGCTTGTAGCGTTTGCCCAGCTCCTCGAAGAGATTGATGAGCTTCTCGGCGTGGACGCCGTTGCCGTTCTGGAATGGGTTCTCGTTTTTCGTGTCGAACGACGGCCCGATGACGATCACATCGCCCCGTGCCGCCCAGCCTGCCGTTCCAGCCGCGCCTTTGCCGTTGCCACGGGCTCCATGGACGCCGACCACGAACTGGTAAGTCTTCGCGAGATCCACCGGATCGGGCGTGTAGACGTAGCAATCCATTCCCTGCGAGTCCCTGATCACTTCCTCGCCGGCTAGGGTGAGGACTGTGGTGATGGCGAGAGAGAGGGCAACGAAGAACGCATGCGGCATGACTTTGATCGTAACGTAAGCTGCGACGGTGATTTGTCATCGTGCTGTAGGAGCATGCCGGGTTTCGCGCCCATCGGAAGGACACATTTTCCACCACAGGGATGTTTGTCCTTTTCGAATGCGCCGATCGGTGTTCGCATGATCCCATGATTCGCGCCTCATCCGTGGCCAGCGCCCTATTGGGCTTTGTGGTTGCGGCGCAGGGAGAGAGCCGCCCGAATCTCCTGATCATCCTAGCCGACGACTTGGGCTACTCTGACCTCGGCTGCTACGGCGGCGAGATCCGCACTCCGAACCTCGATGCGCTCGCATCGGAAGGACTGCGTTTCACCCAGACCTACAATTCCAGCCGCTGCTGCCCTACGCGGGCAAGCCTGCTGACCGGGCTTTACCCGCACCAGGCGGGGATAGGTCGTTTCGTGGGCGGAGGAAAGCAGCCGGGCTACCAAGGCCGCCTCACCGATCGCTGCGTCACCCTGGCGGAAGTGCTCCGCCCGGCGGGTTACGCGACCCTCGCCTGCGGAAAATGGCACGTGAACACCCCGGGGCCGACCGAACGGGGCTTCGATGAGTTCTACGGTTTCGTTCACGGCTACGGGGTCGATTCATGGGATCCAAAAATGATGATCCGCCTCCCCGAAGGCCATCCGCACCGCAAGTATGTGGAGGGCGAGTATTTCGCCACCGACGCGATCACGGATCACGCGCTGGATTTTCTGGGAATCGCCCGTGAGAGCGGGAAGCCGTGGCTGCTCTACGTGGCTTACCAGGCACCGCATTTCCCGATCCAAGCGCCGGGGAGCCTCACGAAAACATACGTGGATACATATGCGAAAGGGTGGGACGCGATCCGGGAACAGCGCCTCGCCCGAATGAAGGAGCTTGGCCTCATCGCCCGTAGTATGCAGCTCCCGCCACGCGGGGCCATCGATCGGCCGGATGTCGCGGAGCGGATCGGATCGATGACGGCGGACGGGATGAACCCGGCATGGGAATCGCTGGACGAAGATCGCCGCGCGGATCTTGCGAGGCGTATGGCAGTCTATGCCGCGATGGTCGAGAACATGGACAGCAACATCGGGCGCCTGGTTCGCGATCTGGGTGCGAGCGGCGAACTGGACAACACGCTCATTCTTTTCCTCAGCGACAACGGCGCCTGCGCGGAGTGGGAGCCGTTCGGGTTCGATCTCGAAAAGGCGGACTACTCGGGCAACAAACCCGGCCACGGCATCGGTTCGGGCACGCCGAACAAGCCCAATGTCCTGCACAGGGGCGAGGAACTCGATCTGATGGGGGGCATGAACAGCCTGTTGAGCTACGGCTGCGCGTGGGCGAACGCCTGCAACACCCCGCTCTCGCTCTACAAGCACTATGCCCATGAGGGCGGCATCCGCACACCGATGATCGCCCACTGGCCGAAGGGGATCGCCGATCGCGGAAAGCTCCGCCCGCAGGTTTCCCATGTCATGGACATCATGGCGACGTGCGTTGATCTCGGAGGTGCCAGTTATCCGAAGCATCGCAAAGGCGCGGACATCCCGCCGCCGGAGGGTCGCAGCCTCGTCCCCGCATTCGCCGGAAAACAGGATGAGCCGCGCACCCTGATCTTCGAGCATGAGCAGAATGCCGCCATCCGCCAGGGCGATTGGAAACTGGTTTCCGAAAATGGCCTTGGAAAAAGCGGAATGCGGCCGGGAGCCGCGTGGAGGCTGTATGATCTGTCGAAAGACCCTTCCGAGCAGAACGACCTCGCCCCGGAGCAACCTGATCGCGTCGAGGCGATGTCTGCGGAATTTCTCCGCCAGGCAGAGAGGACGCTGGTTTTCCCTGCGCCGTGAGAACGGGGAGCGGTTGACGCCCGCCTACCATTGGCCATGCTTGATTGGCTGGGTTTTGTGCGGCCAACCAGGCATCGTGCCATCATGATGTGGGGGATGCCTGGCTTCAGCGGCTTGGATTCGAGCCGGGCCTGGGTTTCTTCGGGGCGAGTGTGCGCATCGTTTCAATGGTGCTTGCTTGGGAGGGATCTTCGGCAAGGTTCGCGAATTCGTGGGGGTCTGCGGTGATGTCGTAAAGCTCCTCCCCGCCATCGGCGTAGCGGATGTAGCGGAAGCGCTCGCCTGAGACGGCGAACTCGCCGGGCTTGCCGAGCTGGGTGACGGAGACGTGCGGCCATTCCGCTTCGGGATTTGCGAGAAGGGGTGTCAGGTCGTTGCCTTCCACCGGTTGGCCTTCGCGATCCGGCACGCCGGTGAGCGAGAGCAGGGTGCGGAAGGTGTCGAAGGTGGAGACGGGGCTTTCGCAAATGCCGGGGGTGGTGCCGGCGGGCAGCCCCGGGCAGCCTTTCGGGACGGAGATGAAATAGGGGACGCGGGTGCAGACGCGCCAGCCGGTGAATTTCTGCCAGTGCTCCTTTTCTCCGAGGTGCCAGCCGTGGTCGCTCCAGAGGACGACGATGGTGTTGTCGCGGCGCGGGGATTTTTCCAGGGCATCGAGCACGCGGCCGAGCATGGCATCGGCGAAGTGGATGGATGCGAGGTAACCCTGCACGCCCTGTCGCCATTGGCCGTTCCAGTTGATGTGGGCGAAATAGCGGTTGCGGGCGAGGCGTTGTCCGGCGGGCGGGATGTCCTCGAGGTCGTCGGCGCGGTATCCGGCCGGGAGCTGGATCTGATCGAGGGGAAACGGCTCGAAGTATTTCTTCGGGACGAACCATGGCTCGTGCGGGCGGTAGAGGCCGCAAGCGAGGAAGAAGGGCTTTTCCGGAGGATGGGCGAGCTGCCCTGCAATCCATTCCGTGACCTTGTGATCCCCGCCGAACTCCTCGTCGGTGCAGTCGAGCGGGCCCCAATCGGTCTCCATGTATTGCCATTCCCCGGCGCGCGGCAGGGAGACCGGGCGCTTCTTGGGATAAAGGGTGAAGGGGAACGGGTCGTCGCCATCCTTTTTCGGGAAATATTCGTCCCAGCTCGGCGGATCGATGACGTAGTGAAGGATTTTCCCGGAGCCGGCGGCGTGGTAGCCGTGGTTCGCGAAGTGCCGGGGCATCAGGGTGACGTCGGGCATCACGTCGCGGAGCTTCTGGCGGTTGTCGTAGAGGCCGGACTGCCACGGCGGGATGCCGCTCATGATCGCCGCGCGGACGGGGCCGCAGGAAGGGGCGATGCAGTGGGCGTTGGTGAAAGCGACGCTGCGTGCGGCGAGCCTTGCGAAGTTCGGGGTGACGGTCTGGGGGTTTCCGCCCAGCGGCGAGATCCAGTTGTTGAGGTCGTCGACGGCGATGAAGAGAATGTCGGGTTTGCGCTCGGCGGCGACGAGGCTGCCGGTGAGCAGGCAGGCAAGGAGGAGGGGTTTCATGTTAGGGCTGAATCTATCCAACCCTTTGGTACAGGATACCAAGCCAACTGGCATCACCTTTTTTCCGCAGCGGCAAAATCCGCTTCCGGACAACTCCGAATCGACAGTCACCCGGCTCATGAAATAAAAACTTAATTTTTAGTTTTACAGGTCGCGACAATGCGATTATGGCTTTCCGTATGGCACAGGAAAAATCGTCCCACTCACTCTCGAAGCTATCCCGGAGAGAGATCCAGATCATGGAGATCCTTTTTGCAAACGGGCCGATGACTGTAGCCGATCTCACGGAAAGGATGCCCGACGACCTTTCGAGGAACGGCGTCCGGACATTCGTGACCATCCTCACCAACAAAGGCAAATTGACGCGGATCAAACAGGGGCGCGAGTTCATCTACGAGCCTGCCATCGAGAAAGAGGCGGTGGCGAATAGCGCCCTCGGGAAATTGCTGGAAGTGTTCTTCAATGGCTCCCTGTCTGACGCGGTTGCCGCGAGGTTTTCCGGAACAAGATCGAAAATCGACGAGCATGAGCTTGCCCGGCTCGAGCAGTTGATTTCCGAAGCCCGTGGCAAAAAATCCCGATCCTGACCATCCACCGCCATGAACAGTTTCAACTCCCACCCCGATCTGCTCCTCAGCCTCGCGAAGTTCACCTCGGCACTTCTGATCGCGCTCGCGGTGGCTCCCCTCCTCAAGCGCCCTGCGCTGCGTTCAACGTTCTGGGCGGCGATTTTCCTCATCCTCCCCGCAATGATCCTGGCCAGCCACGGCAGGAGCCTGCTGAACATCCTGCCCCGGTTCCCGGCGGTCGCGGAGATCGAGATCACCCAAGCGCCCACTCCCATCCGCGAGGCGGTCGCGGCGCCAGCGATTCCATCGGCCATGCCCGCTGGTCCCATTGAATCCATCGATGCCCGGGATCCGGCGCGCAGGGTCGATTGGGTCTCCGTGGTGTTTTCCGCCGGCCTGATCGTCTCCCTGCTTCCCATCCTGATCTCGATCCTGCGGATCCGGTTCATTCCGAAAAAACCCGCCTACGGTGTAACCTTGGAGGAATGGCTAACGATCAGGCCACAGAAACCGCATCCGGCTCCGCTCTACCTCACCAGATCCCCTGCCGCCCCGTTCACCGCAGGATTCATCCGGGAATCGGTCCTATTGCCGGAATCCGCAGCCGGCTGGTCGATGCGCAGGTTGCGCTCCACACTCCACCACGAAGCCGCGCACATCAGCCGCAGGGATCCGCTGGTGCGCATGTTCGCGAGCCTTGTGCGGGCTGCGTTGTGGTTCCATCCGCTGATCTGGCTTGCCCACCGCCAATTGGTCGCCGCCCAGGAAGAGGCCTGCGATGAGATCGCCCTCGCCGCAGGCATTCCGGCGGATGAATACGCCGAGGATCTCCTCGAAACCGCCAGATGCTCGCAGGGCATCCTCGGGCACAGCCTTGGCATGGCCCGTTGGTCCCAGCTCGGCTCCCGCATCCGCTTCATTCTCGATAAAAGCGCAACCCAAACCAAACCATTGACTATGAAAACCAAAGCAATCGTCTCGCTCGGCATCGCCGCCGCCACCTTCGGCCTTTCAAGCCTGGGGTTCTCCGAAGCTCCCGATGCCGCT comes from Akkermansiaceae bacterium and encodes:
- the chrA gene encoding chromate efflux transporter; this translates as MGVPTLREAIRYWLKLGLISFGGPAGQIAIMHRELVEKRKWISESHFLHALNFCMMLPGPEAQQLATYLGWRLHGWRGGMAAGALFVLPSAVILYFLGWLYMAGGHLPWLAAIFHGLLPAVIAVIAAAVLRIGGKTLRSATLWGIAALSFSAIYFFGVSFVLIIAAAALAGWAGHRISPTQFPPGKSHGALEHDDDAGVLVLPPAPRASWKRTLKVSAICISLWFLPVVGLGLWLGWDSTPVAQGVFFSKAALVTFGGAYAVLPYVAQQAVEHYQWLSHPQMMSGLALAETTPGPLIIVLEFVGFVGGWQNPGKFSPLAGASVGAAITVWATFLPCFLFVFLGAPYVERLHELPRLGACLTAITAAVVGVILNLGVVFAQHALWPEGGFDAFVAILAAASFMALWRFKLPFTWILAACAGLGLLAGWAGYA
- the ndk gene encoding nucleoside-diphosphate kinase, encoding MALETTLILFKPDAVAKNLTGEVLARFQKEGFLVRGIKMMSLSDEILAEHYSHIADKPFFPSVRGFMQETPVIALALEGEDVISRVRDLLGPTDSMVAAPGTIRGDFGFKDADAKMRNVCHASDSPEAAAAEIKRFFKDGEIFSY
- a CDS encoding threonylcarbamoyl-AMP synthase, whose translation is MKEAQNEAVALLQKGEVVALPTETVYGLAADAFNPDAVAKIFAAKERPSFDPLIVHIATLRDLERVAVVPEEIRTIVNQLANEFWPGPLTIILPKTPEVPDIVTSGLPTVGVRQSGHPIFRAINKALGNPIAAPSANRFGRISPTSASAVMKELGGRIPLIVDAGACGEGLESTIIRIEPREGKKPIFHLHRAGPITKEQLQKFGKVEKAKPGDKLLAPGELESHYAPLTPFRLIEKPSDFTPEVGKTYGLLSYTGEEGGEFVRAHRWDSVVALSPGSGKLAEAAIRLFYAMREMDEMGLDEIIAEPVSEVGLGVAIMDRLRRASAR
- a CDS encoding right-handed parallel beta-helix repeat-containing protein, with product MTAAVLLALGAGEAPAAPHEIHVAVDGADTNPGTAELPVATLEKARDLLRQRKADGLQGAGAVVRVHAGTYLRTRSFGLDKQDGGTAEARIVYQAEGTVRLVGGRVIAGDAFRPVSDPAVKARLPEAARDHVVELDLEALGIRNAGPFPELFRDGGGIIELFIDGERLPLARWPDVEYTTIESVLENGSSSSPGTFRYRGGRPGTWGKAVEDGLWLKGFWRVPWQPETVRVAAIDPQAGTVTHARGVGGGIGSKYSKTVNGTRTGDGKENWYALNLLEELDRAGEWCLRFPTKMLYLWPPRDLKGGSALISDMKDPLVRIEDAGHVTFRGFTLEGGLGNGVEITGASEVLIAGCEIHDLGGTGIILNGGIGHRVAGCDIHQLGQGGIYVGGGDRMSLTPAGHVVLNNHIHHIGQTQTTYAPAIMLGAFGYTAVGCRLAHNLIHDLPHAAVLYGGNDHIIEYNQVWRIALDSGDVGAFYTTHDWTSRGNVLRHNLVADTNAVAFYMDDGDSGDTIRGNIAWNVASGVAIGGGHDNIVEGNVFIRCKRAVHLDDRGVARGYTLEHKQLGGQLAKVRPSLPPWSERYPGMLRLLKEHPELPTGNRITRNVMVECETRLDLSGKEENRRFSNIADNRALSLADAGLKDGEPFSALLGKDLSLTRVPGFEVIPTTKMGLCLDEFRKTLPPHGGGAASPVE
- a CDS encoding arylsulfatase, which codes for MIRASSVASALLGFVVAAQGESRPNLLIILADDLGYSDLGCYGGEIRTPNLDALASEGLRFTQTYNSSRCCPTRASLLTGLYPHQAGIGRFVGGGKQPGYQGRLTDRCVTLAEVLRPAGYATLACGKWHVNTPGPTERGFDEFYGFVHGYGVDSWDPKMMIRLPEGHPHRKYVEGEYFATDAITDHALDFLGIARESGKPWLLYVAYQAPHFPIQAPGSLTKTYVDTYAKGWDAIREQRLARMKELGLIARSMQLPPRGAIDRPDVAERIGSMTADGMNPAWESLDEDRRADLARRMAVYAAMVENMDSNIGRLVRDLGASGELDNTLILFLSDNGACAEWEPFGFDLEKADYSGNKPGHGIGSGTPNKPNVLHRGEELDLMGGMNSLLSYGCAWANACNTPLSLYKHYAHEGGIRTPMIAHWPKGIADRGKLRPQVSHVMDIMATCVDLGGASYPKHRKGADIPPPEGRSLVPAFAGKQDEPRTLIFEHEQNAAIRQGDWKLVSENGLGKSGMRPGAAWRLYDLSKDPSEQNDLAPEQPDRVEAMSAEFLRQAERTLVFPAP
- a CDS encoding sulfatase, whose translation is MKPLLLACLLTGSLVAAERKPDILFIAVDDLNNWISPLGGNPQTVTPNFARLAARSVAFTNAHCIAPSCGPVRAAIMSGIPPWQSGLYDNRQKLRDVMPDVTLMPRHFANHGYHAAGSGKILHYVIDPPSWDEYFPKKDGDDPFPFTLYPKKRPVSLPRAGEWQYMETDWGPLDCTDEEFGGDHKVTEWIAGQLAHPPEKPFFLACGLYRPHEPWFVPKKYFEPFPLDQIQLPAGYRADDLEDIPPAGQRLARNRYFAHINWNGQWRQGVQGYLASIHFADAMLGRVLDALEKSPRRDNTIVVLWSDHGWHLGEKEHWQKFTGWRVCTRVPYFISVPKGCPGLPAGTTPGICESPVSTFDTFRTLLSLTGVPDREGQPVEGNDLTPLLANPEAEWPHVSVTQLGKPGEFAVSGERFRYIRYADGGEELYDITADPHEFANLAEDPSQASTIETMRTLAPKKPRPGSNPSR
- a CDS encoding BlaI/MecI/CopY family transcriptional regulator is translated as MEILFANGPMTVADLTERMPDDLSRNGVRTFVTILTNKGKLTRIKQGREFIYEPAIEKEAVANSALGKLLEVFFNGSLSDAVAARFSGTRSKIDEHELARLEQLISEARGKKSRS